Proteins encoded together in one Bacillota bacterium window:
- a CDS encoding pyridoxal-phosphate dependent enzyme → MSKIPFGPTYEEMLHPNKLDPSIRKEALENIKNELNPINLFNITWKNELGEVNKIVLPKELTGVEANIVVLLGTYFPSGSHKVGPAYFTLIEGCVDQTIIPGEHTILGPSTGNFGIGVSYICNLMKFDSIVIMPDNMSKERYDRIKKYGAKLDLTPGTESDVILTLERTFELKKDPKNRSLAQFELLPNYRFHRHVTGSSCVEAVKGIGNSRIACFTSAPGSAGTLAAGDQIKAAFPEAKVVALEPYECSTLMNGGRGQHRIEGIGDKMCTLIHNVLNTDFIALIKDDDSVRGLKIIHDGINILIEQGVPKDVAQSMKDLFGVSGICNIIGAIKMAKYLKLGPNDNVVTIATDGYDRYDSVIKDLEKRYLETEDYVLRRWFNDVFRKNAVEDIVDYRNDAQKEKLFLQKENDWLKFGYSKEYLDSMKKMDFWNREYQLIHHYDKLIQTLRKEK, encoded by the coding sequence ATGAGTAAAATACCATTTGGACCTACCTATGAAGAGATGTTACATCCGAATAAGCTTGATCCAAGCATTAGAAAAGAAGCTTTAGAAAATATTAAAAACGAATTAAATCCCATAAATTTATTTAACATTACTTGGAAAAACGAATTAGGTGAAGTAAATAAAATTGTACTGCCAAAAGAATTAACAGGAGTTGAAGCAAACATTGTTGTACTTCTTGGAACCTATTTTCCATCTGGTTCACACAAGGTAGGACCTGCTTATTTTACCTTAATTGAAGGATGCGTTGATCAAACCATTATTCCAGGAGAACACACTATTTTAGGACCATCTACTGGTAATTTTGGAATTGGAGTATCTTATATCTGTAATCTTATGAAATTTGATTCGATTGTAATCATGCCTGATAATATGAGTAAAGAACGTTACGATCGCATCAAAAAATATGGAGCGAAATTAGATTTAACTCCAGGAACTGAATCTGATGTAATCTTAACATTAGAAAGAACCTTTGAATTGAAAAAAGACCCTAAAAACCGATCTTTAGCACAATTTGAACTTCTTCCTAATTATCGCTTTCATCGTCATGTGACAGGTTCTAGTTGTGTTGAAGCAGTAAAAGGAATCGGCAATTCAAGAATTGCTTGTTTTACTTCGGCTCCAGGAAGTGCTGGAACACTTGCAGCAGGAGATCAAATCAAAGCAGCTTTTCCTGAAGCAAAAGTTGTTGCACTCGAACCTTATGAATGTTCTACTTTAATGAATGGTGGAAGAGGTCAACATCGAATTGAAGGCATTGGTGACAAAATGTGCACTTTGATTCATAACGTGTTAAACACTGACTTTATTGCATTGATCAAAGATGACGATTCGGTAAGAGGATTAAAGATTATTCATGATGGAATCAATATTTTAATCGAACAAGGTGTGCCTAAAGACGTGGCACAATCAATGAAAGATTTATTTGGTGTATCAGGAATTTGTAATATCATTGGCGCAATCAAAATGGCTAAATATTTAAAACTAGGGCCAAATGATAATGTTGTGACTATTGCAACCGATGGATACGATCGTTATGATTCTGTTATTAAAGATTTAGAAAAAAGATATTTAGAAACAGAAGATTATGTGTTAAGAAGATGGTTTAACGACGTATTTCGTAAAAATGCCGTTGAGGATATTGTTGATTATCGAAACGATGCTCAAAAAGAAAAATTATTTTTACAAAAAGAAAACGATTGGCTTAAATTTGGCTATTCAAAAGAATACTTAGACTCGATGAAAAAAATGGATTTTTGGAATCGTGAGTATCAATTAATTCACCATTACGACAAATTAATCCAAACATTACGTAAGGAGAAATAA
- a CDS encoding YgeY family selenium metabolism-linked hydrolase: MKIDMSAILEKAKSYEKEMSAFLRDMVLIPSESSQEEKVVLRIKQEMEKVGFDKVEIDPMGNIIGTIGHGSHIIAMDAHIDTVGIGEYKNWKFDPYLGFENDLEIGGRGTSDQEGGMASMVYAGKIIKDLNLEGDYTLLVTGTVQEEDCDGLCWQYIIEEDKIKPEFVVITEPTSCNIYRGHRGRMEIKVSTYGISCHGSAPERGDNAIFKMAPILIELQQLHRELKDNAFLGKGTLTVSEIFFSSPSRCAVSDGCSISIDRRLTQGETYLSALEEIQNLPSVIKAGASVEMYDYKRPSYTGLVYPTKSYFPTWVLEEEHVVCQSTKKAYIELFREQPLIDKWTFSTNAVSIMGRYLIPCIGFGPGHENEAHAPNEKTFKAELVKACAMYAAIPSMYVEMILEKKEN; this comes from the coding sequence ATGAAAATTGATATGTCTGCCATTTTAGAAAAAGCAAAATCTTATGAAAAAGAGATGAGTGCATTTTTAAGAGATATGGTTTTGATTCCAAGTGAAAGCTCTCAAGAAGAGAAAGTAGTATTACGAATTAAGCAAGAAATGGAAAAAGTTGGTTTTGATAAAGTTGAAATTGATCCAATGGGAAACATCATTGGAACCATTGGACACGGGTCTCACATTATTGCAATGGATGCTCATATTGATACCGTTGGAATTGGTGAATATAAAAATTGGAAATTTGATCCTTATCTTGGCTTTGAAAACGATCTTGAAATTGGAGGAAGAGGGACATCCGATCAAGAAGGTGGAATGGCTTCAATGGTTTATGCTGGAAAGATTATTAAGGATTTAAATCTAGAAGGCGATTACACGTTACTTGTGACAGGCACCGTTCAAGAAGAAGATTGTGATGGACTTTGTTGGCAATACATTATCGAAGAAGACAAAATCAAACCAGAATTTGTCGTCATTACGGAACCTACATCTTGTAACATATATAGAGGACATCGAGGAAGAATGGAAATTAAAGTTTCCACCTATGGAATTAGTTGTCATGGTTCGGCTCCAGAACGTGGAGATAATGCTATATTTAAAATGGCTCCCATTTTAATTGAACTCCAACAACTTCATCGAGAGTTAAAAGATAATGCATTTTTAGGAAAAGGCACACTAACCGTAAGTGAAATCTTCTTTAGTTCACCTTCAAGATGTGCAGTATCAGATGGCTGTAGTATTTCAATCGATAGAAGATTGACTCAAGGAGAAACCTATTTAAGTGCATTAGAAGAAATTCAAAATTTGCCTTCGGTTATAAAAGCTGGAGCCTCCGTTGAAATGTATGATTATAAAAGACCTTCTTATACAGGGCTTGTATACCCTACAAAATCTTATTTTCCAACTTGGGTATTAGAAGAAGAACATGTTGTATGTCAAAGTACAAAAAAAGCTTATATTGAGCTGTTCAGAGAACAACCTCTAATCGATAAATGGACTTTTTCAACCAATGCAGTTTCCATTATGGGAAGATATTTAATTCCTTGTATTGGCTTTGGACCAGGTCATGAAAATGAAGCTCACGCACCAAACGAAAAAACTTTCAAAGCGGAACTTGTTAAAGCATGCGCAATGTATGCAGCGATTCCTAGTATGTATGTTGAAATGATTTTAGAAAAAAAGGAGAATTAA
- a CDS encoding ornithine carbamoyltransferase, with translation MKPLFKGKHFITLEEWSNAEIDQLLETSFELKHDFLHNNPTPYLTNKTAFLMFFEQSTRTRNSMESGIAHLGGHGTFLDVSTMQISHGESAKDTAIILSSYGHGIACRNCFWGVGNKYLREMAKYSTVPVMNLQCDIYHPMQGLADLMTIKEVSKTTKNLKVSIIWAYATSHKKPISVPLTQILLFPRYGMDVTLAYPEGYDLPDWAIEKAKLNALENGGSFKITHDIDEAFKGADIVIPKNWGSWVKNQSTAVVDDLLESYKNWKCTEDRMRLASPNVYYMHALPADRGNEVEDSVIDGVHSIVYQEAENRLHTAKAVMALTMGDK, from the coding sequence ATGAAACCACTATTTAAAGGAAAACATTTTATTACACTTGAAGAATGGTCAAATGCTGAAATAGATCAATTGCTTGAGACATCGTTTGAATTAAAACACGATTTTTTACATAATAACCCAACACCATACTTAACAAACAAAACTGCTTTTTTAATGTTCTTTGAACAATCCACAAGAACAAGAAATTCGATGGAATCAGGAATTGCTCATTTGGGTGGACATGGAACATTTTTAGATGTATCAACAATGCAAATATCACACGGAGAATCCGCAAAAGATACCGCAATCATTCTTTCCAGTTATGGACATGGAATTGCTTGTCGTAATTGCTTTTGGGGAGTAGGAAACAAATATTTACGCGAAATGGCAAAATATTCTACAGTTCCTGTTATGAATTTACAATGTGATATCTATCATCCAATGCAAGGCCTTGCTGACTTAATGACAATCAAAGAAGTTTCAAAAACCACAAAAAACTTAAAAGTTTCGATTATTTGGGCTTATGCGACATCACATAAAAAACCGATTAGTGTTCCATTAACTCAAATACTTTTATTTCCAAGATATGGAATGGATGTAACGCTTGCGTATCCTGAAGGATATGATTTGCCAGATTGGGCTATTGAAAAAGCTAAATTAAATGCCTTAGAAAATGGTGGAAGTTTTAAAATTACTCATGATATCGATGAAGCGTTTAAAGGCGCAGATATTGTCATCCCTAAAAACTGGGGAAGTTGGGTTAAAAATCAATCTACGGCAGTAGTAGATGATTTGTTAGAAAGTTATAAGAATTGGAAATGTACTGAAGACAGAATGAGACTTGCAAGTCCTAATGTCTATTATATGCATGCTCTTCCTGCAGATAGAGGAAACGAAGTAGAAGATTCAGTGATTGATGGAGTTCACTCCATTGTGTACCAAGAGGCAGAAAATCGTCTTCACACCGCTAAAGCTGTTATGGCTTTAACGATGGGAGATAAATAA
- the thpR gene encoding RNA 2',3'-cyclic phosphodiesterase, translated as MRIFLAFLPNIVILNQVESIKNKLKEHCESGNYTEKNNLHVTLIFIGDVNEVQLRNVKKILHQTAFAPFSIKLKAIKSFETKGKGDVFFIDVFKTSILEDIYKFLFEKLNNSGFNIQNREYLPHLTLGRKVVLNKPDDLVLLNSSFKGLSFQTNRISLMESVRIDDELIYREIDQAELK; from the coding sequence ATGAGAATTTTTTTAGCATTTTTGCCAAACATTGTAATACTAAATCAAGTAGAGAGCATTAAAAACAAGTTGAAAGAACACTGTGAATCAGGAAATTACACTGAAAAAAACAATCTTCACGTAACGCTCATTTTCATTGGTGATGTAAATGAAGTTCAATTAAGGAATGTAAAAAAAATCCTTCATCAAACAGCATTTGCTCCGTTTTCAATCAAATTAAAAGCTATTAAAAGCTTTGAAACAAAAGGCAAAGGAGATGTATTCTTTATCGATGTATTTAAAACATCAATACTAGAAGATATCTATAAATTCCTTTTCGAAAAATTAAATAATAGTGGATTTAACATTCAAAACAGAGAATATCTTCCTCATTTAACTTTAGGAAGAAAAGTTGTATTAAATAAGCCAGATGATTTAGTTCTTTTAAATTCGTCTTTTAAAGGACTTTCATTTCAAACTAATAGGATTAGTTTAATGGAATCCGTCCGTATTGATGATGAGTTAATTTACAGAGAAATCGATCAAGCTGAACTAAAATAG
- a CDS encoding nucleoside deaminase produces MTKAINQARKTMNENIGGPFGALILDQNGKIIAVSSNSVLKDHDPTAHAEVNAIREASKKIGTHDLTGCTLFTTAYPCPMCLGAIIWSNIKKVYYGCKKEDSDEIGFRDDFIYKFIKNDATDITILDLEETNRDACLALFKEYLAKEKQLY; encoded by the coding sequence ATGACAAAGGCGATTAATCAAGCCAGAAAAACCATGAATGAGAACATTGGAGGTCCATTTGGAGCTTTAATTTTGGATCAAAATGGTAAAATAATTGCTGTAAGTTCAAACTCCGTTTTAAAAGATCATGATCCAACAGCACACGCTGAAGTAAATGCCATCCGTGAAGCTTCAAAAAAAATTGGAACTCATGATTTAACAGGCTGCACTTTGTTTACTACTGCTTATCCTTGCCCTATGTGTCTTGGAGCTATTATTTGGTCTAACATTAAAAAAGTCTATTATGGATGTAAAAAAGAAGACTCCGATGAAATTGGTTTTCGAGATGATTTCATTTATAAATTTATTAAAAACGACGCCACTGACATCACAATTTTAGATTTAGAAGAAACTAACCGCGACGCTTGTTTAGCATTATTTAAAGAATATCTCGCAAAAGAAAAACAATTATACTAA
- the xth gene encoding exodeoxyribonuclease III yields MKYISWNVNGLRACMKKGFKDFFLSTDADVFAIQETKMQENQKDFFFDGYFEYWNNAEKLGYSGTLIYTKQKPLNVVYGLFGDKYNDEGRTITLEYNDFYFMTVYSPNSQKELERLEYRMTYETHLLDYLKYLEKTKPVILCGDLNVAHTKIDIKNAKQNERNAGFTIEERTKFQTLLDSGFTDTFRYLYPDKIEYSWWSYLFHSRDNNAGWRIDYFITSNTLRQKIKDAQILTSILGSDHCPVLLEVY; encoded by the coding sequence ATGAAATATATCTCTTGGAATGTAAATGGATTAAGAGCTTGTATGAAAAAGGGTTTTAAGGACTTTTTTTTATCAACAGATGCGGATGTTTTTGCGATTCAAGAAACAAAAATGCAAGAAAATCAAAAGGATTTCTTTTTTGATGGATATTTTGAATATTGGAATAATGCAGAAAAACTGGGATATTCAGGAACGCTTATCTATACAAAACAAAAACCTTTAAACGTCGTATATGGATTGTTTGGAGATAAGTACAATGATGAGGGAAGAACAATTACCCTTGAGTACAATGATTTTTATTTTATGACGGTTTACTCTCCTAATTCTCAAAAAGAACTGGAGAGACTAGAATATCGAATGACGTATGAAACTCACTTATTGGATTACCTAAAATATTTAGAAAAAACAAAACCAGTTATCTTATGTGGTGATTTAAATGTTGCACACACAAAAATAGATATAAAAAACGCAAAGCAAAATGAAAGAAATGCAGGTTTTACAATAGAAGAAAGAACAAAATTTCAAACATTATTGGATTCTGGATTTACGGATACCTTTCGTTATCTTTACCCAGACAAAATCGAATATTCTTGGTGGAGCTATCTCTTTCATTCCAGGGATAACAACGCAGGATGGAGAATCGATTATTTTATCACATCTAATACTTTAAGACAAAAAATAAAAGATGCTCAAATATTGACTTCCATTTTAGGGAGTGATCATTGTCCTGTTTTACTAGAAGTTTATTAG
- a CDS encoding permease — protein sequence MVKDIFLWLNDQLLKMTWLDSLVKWFFSDVIHLDTSGMFYSSVVFFVYDVIKILILLGVLIFISSYIQSYFSPERTRKILGKFKGIPANIIGALLGTVTPFCSCSSIPIFIGFTKAGLPIGVTFSFLISSPLVDLASVVLLASIFSWKIALAYVVVGLVIAVIGGTLITFLKMEKYVESFVYDGLGQTNDYVEEKLTKKERIAYAFQQVLDIIKKVWIYLLIGVGIGALIHGYIPENFISYVLGDNNPFSVIIATLLGIPMYADIFGTLPIAEALVLKGVGIGTVLAFMMAVTALSLPSIILLKKVVKTKLLMTFVGVVTVGIILMGYLFNLFGYLFV from the coding sequence ATGGTAAAAGACATCTTTTTATGGTTAAACGATCAATTACTTAAAATGACATGGCTTGACTCACTTGTAAAGTGGTTTTTTTCAGATGTCATCCATTTAGACACATCTGGTATGTTTTATAGTAGTGTTGTCTTTTTTGTGTATGATGTCATTAAAATATTGATTTTGCTTGGTGTATTAATTTTTATTTCATCCTATATTCAATCCTATTTTTCACCTGAAAGAACTAGAAAAATACTTGGAAAATTTAAAGGAATTCCTGCAAACATCATTGGAGCTCTTTTAGGGACAGTAACGCCTTTTTGTTCTTGTTCCTCCATTCCAATTTTTATTGGATTTACCAAAGCAGGATTACCCATTGGAGTCACGTTTTCATTTTTAATTTCATCTCCCTTAGTAGATCTTGCCTCAGTCGTATTACTCGCAAGCATCTTTAGTTGGAAAATTGCTTTAGCTTACGTTGTAGTAGGATTAGTGATTGCCGTTATTGGAGGAACACTTATTACTTTCCTTAAAATGGAAAAGTATGTGGAATCTTTTGTTTATGATGGATTAGGACAAACCAATGATTATGTTGAAGAAAAATTAACAAAAAAAGAAAGAATAGCTTATGCATTCCAACAAGTATTAGATATTATAAAAAAAGTTTGGATTTATCTTTTAATTGGAGTAGGAATTGGTGCACTTATTCATGGCTACATTCCTGAAAATTTTATCTCTTATGTTTTAGGAGATAATAATCCTTTTTCAGTCATCATAGCGACACTTTTAGGCATACCAATGTATGCTGATATCTTTGGAACTTTGCCAATCGCAGAAGCATTGGTATTAAAAGGTGTAGGAATCGGAACCGTTTTAGCATTCATGATGGCGGTTACCGCTTTATCACTTCCATCTATCATTTTACTTAAAAAAGTTGTGAAAACAAAACTATTAATGACCTTTGTCGGAGTTGTAACAGTTGGAATTATTTTAATGGGTTATTTGTTTAATTTATTTGGTTATCTATTTGTATAA
- a CDS encoding thioredoxin family protein: MKITVLGSGCSNCKRLLESVTLAVKELKLNVEIVYQTDMIEIAKTGIMHTPGLMIDEKIVSSGKVLTKDQVILLLKNIE, from the coding sequence ATGAAAATTACTGTACTTGGTTCAGGATGTTCTAATTGCAAAAGACTACTTGAAAGTGTAACACTTGCTGTAAAAGAATTAAAATTAAATGTTGAAATTGTTTACCAAACTGACATGATTGAAATTGCAAAAACAGGAATTATGCATACACCGGGACTTATGATTGATGAAAAAATCGTTTCATCTGGAAAAGTATTAACAAAAGATCAAGTCATACTCTTATTAAAAAACATCGAGTAA
- the arsB gene encoding ACR3 family arsenite efflux transporter, with product MKHQNIRFFEKFLTVFVLLCMVIGVLLGKWVTEVPQFLSQFEIASVNIPIGILIWLMIYPMMLKIDFGSIKHVAKNPKGLYLTWIINWLVKPFTMFFIASLFFLVLFQNIIPESLGQDYLAGAILLGAAPCTAMVFVWSSLTKGNPAYTLVQVATNDLIILVLFVPIVGLLLGVGGIVVPWDTLFLSLVLFVVVPLLGASYTRFQVIKKKGLDFLNTKLIPAFSKWTTYGLLLTLILIFSLQSELIIRNPFHIFLISMPLIIQTFLIFFIAYFAAKKLKLPHDIAAPAGMIGASNFFELAVAVAVALFPLNPGVALATIVGVLVEVPVMLLLVKIANKTVYWFPMKEKTNEKI from the coding sequence ATGAAACATCAAAATATTCGTTTTTTTGAAAAGTTTTTAACTGTATTTGTTTTACTATGTATGGTGATTGGAGTATTACTTGGAAAGTGGGTAACAGAAGTACCTCAATTTTTAAGTCAATTTGAAATTGCAAGCGTTAATATTCCTATTGGAATTTTAATTTGGCTTATGATCTATCCTATGATGTTGAAAATTGATTTTGGATCTATCAAACATGTAGCAAAAAATCCAAAAGGACTCTATTTAACTTGGATTATTAATTGGCTTGTAAAACCATTTACGATGTTTTTTATTGCTTCTTTATTCTTTTTAGTTCTTTTCCAAAACATCATTCCTGAAAGTCTTGGGCAAGATTATTTAGCTGGTGCGATTTTACTTGGAGCTGCTCCTTGTACAGCAATGGTTTTCGTTTGGAGTTCTTTGACAAAAGGAAACCCAGCATATACGCTTGTACAAGTTGCTACAAATGATTTAATCATTTTAGTATTATTTGTACCAATCGTTGGGTTATTACTTGGAGTTGGTGGAATTGTTGTACCTTGGGACACGTTATTTTTGTCTTTGGTCTTATTTGTGGTTGTACCACTTTTAGGAGCCTCTTATACAAGATTTCAAGTAATCAAGAAAAAAGGTCTAGACTTTTTAAACACCAAACTCATTCCAGCTTTTTCGAAGTGGACGACTTACGGGTTACTTCTTACTCTCATTTTAATATTTTCTTTACAAAGTGAACTAATCATTCGTAATCCATTTCATATTTTCTTAATCAGTATGCCATTAATTATTCAAACATTTCTCATATTTTTCATCGCTTATTTTGCGGCAAAAAAATTAAAGTTGCCTCATGACATAGCTGCTCCTGCAGGAATGATTGGAGCAAGTAATTTTTTTGAATTAGCTGTTGCAGTGGCAGTAGCATTATTTCCATTAAATCCTGGAGTTGCCTTAGCAACCATTGTAGGAGTATTGGTTGAAGTTCCTGTTATGTTACTACTTGTAAAAATTGCCAATAAAACCGTTTACTGGTTTCCAATGAAGGAAAAAACAAATGAAAAAATATAA
- a CDS encoding arsenate reductase ArsC has product MKKYKVAFVCVHNSLRSQMAEALTKHLASDVFIAYSGGTQKVSRINQDAVRVMKKLYQIDMESSQTSKTISDLPFVDIVITMGCDVICPNLPCHYKEDWNLEDPTGKEDKLFIQTAQTIHLRILDLKDRILNKQIIFEE; this is encoded by the coding sequence ATGAAAAAATATAAAGTGGCATTTGTTTGCGTACATAATAGTTTAAGAAGTCAAATGGCTGAAGCTCTAACAAAACATTTAGCAAGTGATGTTTTTATTGCATATAGTGGAGGCACACAAAAAGTATCTAGAATAAATCAAGACGCTGTAAGAGTGATGAAGAAGCTATATCAAATAGATATGGAATCTTCTCAAACATCAAAAACAATAAGTGATTTACCTTTTGTCGATATTGTAATAACGATGGGGTGTGATGTCATTTGCCCTAATCTTCCCTGTCATTATAAAGAAGATTGGAACTTAGAAGATCCTACTGGAAAAGAAGACAAATTATTTATTCAAACGGCACAGACTATTCATTTAAGAATTTTAGATTTAAAAGATAGAATCTTAAATAAACAAATCATATTTGAAGAATAA
- a CDS encoding conjugal transfer protein TraX: protein MNAKTLKIIAIITMAIDHIGLYLLIDNNVWYPILRSIGRISFPLFAFLIAEGFFHTKNLKKYFLRLLSFALLIEAFLIGYSLFIHQYDYIIHANVIWPLVVGLACLYLVKLKKWYFYLLALGMVILSELIKFPYGAYGVILILIFGYAKKFPLQVYLMIYLNLFFIDWPLLKLVGVPDPYIKYMWLQWFSILALIPIYFYNGLLGKSKKWFFYVFYPVHLGIIFLIKVFMEMI, encoded by the coding sequence ATGAATGCAAAAACATTAAAGATTATTGCAATTATTACCATGGCAATCGATCACATAGGCCTTTACTTATTGATTGATAATAATGTGTGGTATCCGATTCTAAGAAGTATAGGAAGAATTTCGTTTCCACTGTTTGCTTTTTTGATTGCGGAGGGTTTTTTTCATACAAAAAATTTGAAAAAATATTTCTTGCGTCTTTTGAGTTTTGCTTTGTTGATTGAAGCCTTTCTTATAGGTTATAGCCTATTTATTCATCAGTATGATTATATTATTCATGCTAATGTTATTTGGCCTTTAGTAGTTGGACTTGCTTGTTTATATCTTGTGAAACTAAAAAAATGGTATTTTTACCTTTTAGCTTTAGGAATGGTTATTTTATCAGAACTGATTAAATTCCCTTATGGAGCTTACGGAGTCATTCTTATTTTGATTTTTGGATATGCGAAAAAATTTCCTTTACAAGTCTATTTAATGATTTATTTAAACTTGTTCTTTATCGATTGGCCATTATTAAAGCTTGTTGGTGTTCCAGATCCTTATATTAAATACATGTGGCTTCAATGGTTTTCAATTTTAGCACTTATTCCAATCTATTTTTATAATGGATTACTAGGCAAATCAAAAAAATGGTTTTTCTATGTATTTTATCCAGTGCATCTTGGAATAATCTTTTTGATTAAAGTATTTATGGAGATGATCTAA
- a CDS encoding NAD(P)H-hydrate dehydratase, protein MNHNILTLLELKTAEENTCLLKGITTLDLMEEAGLKLSQCFQRVTSANKKDKISVVSGMGKNGGDALVMARFLLEEGYSVSISLVGKASDMAKETKTNLTILKERNQDVLQIDLLEHFSLFESFIANSSYIIDGLFGLGLNKPIIGIQKEIISCINQSKAFVFSIDIPSGINGNNGLVSGVAIQANYTAVIQAFVPGNLLNDALDYSLKNEVLDIGVIINQQEQEKQLIEEFVLNLPKRKHHSSKYDNGNILVIGGSIGMMGAPELSAHSALRTGSGLVSILLKKVELPFMNLKTIEIMLKGYDAVEESFEFIRKSDALVFGPGLAQDDKNASILKQLLSTNKKMVIDGTGIKILSNLLEEGSNQKNIVLTPHVGELAFLMEKNSSDIKDCPLKYINQLTEKGFTVILKGATTIVANSYRVVFMNKGNPGMATAGSGDVLSGIVASLLGEGIPPFEAALYGVWIHSDAGNMAKAFFGERSMIASDIISNISNVLKTQ, encoded by the coding sequence ATGAATCACAATATATTAACTTTGCTTGAGCTAAAGACTGCGGAAGAAAATACTTGTTTGTTAAAAGGAATTACGACGCTTGATTTAATGGAAGAAGCCGGATTAAAACTAAGTCAGTGCTTTCAAAGAGTAACTTCTGCCAACAAAAAAGACAAAATTTCTGTAGTAAGTGGTATGGGTAAAAATGGTGGAGATGCTTTAGTTATGGCAAGATTTCTACTTGAAGAGGGGTACAGTGTTTCAATTTCTTTAGTCGGAAAAGCAAGTGATATGGCCAAGGAAACAAAAACCAATCTAACCATTCTTAAAGAAAGAAATCAAGATGTCTTACAAATTGATTTATTGGAACACTTCAGTTTATTCGAGAGTTTTATAGCGAATTCTTCATATATCATTGATGGATTGTTTGGGCTTGGGTTAAATAAACCTATAATCGGCATTCAAAAAGAAATAATTTCTTGCATCAATCAATCAAAAGCCTTCGTATTTTCCATTGATATTCCTTCAGGTATCAATGGAAACAACGGACTTGTTTCAGGAGTAGCAATCCAAGCGAATTATACTGCGGTAATTCAGGCTTTTGTTCCTGGAAACCTATTAAATGATGCTTTGGATTATTCGCTAAAAAATGAAGTGTTAGACATTGGCGTTATCATAAACCAGCAAGAACAAGAGAAACAGTTGATTGAAGAATTCGTTTTAAATCTTCCAAAAAGAAAACATCATTCTTCTAAATACGACAATGGAAATATTTTAGTAATAGGTGGATCAATCGGTATGATGGGAGCTCCAGAACTATCTGCTCATTCCGCATTACGAACGGGCTCAGGGCTTGTATCTATTTTATTAAAAAAAGTAGAGTTACCATTTATGAATTTAAAAACGATAGAAATCATGTTAAAAGGATATGACGCAGTAGAAGAATCGTTTGAATTTATACGAAAAAGTGATGCTTTAGTATTTGGACCTGGGTTGGCTCAAGACGATAAAAACGCTTCAATTTTAAAACAACTATTATCAACCAATAAAAAAATGGTAATTGATGGAACTGGAATCAAGATTTTAAGCAATCTTTTAGAAGAGGGTTCTAATCAAAAAAACATTGTTTTAACTCCTCATGTAGGAGAATTGGCTTTCCTTATGGAAAAGAATAGTTCTGATATTAAAGATTGCCCGTTAAAATACATCAATCAATTAACCGAAAAAGGGTTTACCGTTATTTTAAAAGGGGCAACGACAATCGTTGCAAATAGTTATCGGGTTGTTTTTATGAATAAGGGAAACCCTGGAATGGCAACTGCCGGAAGTGGAGATGTACTATCAGGAATCGTTGCTAGTTTGTTAGGAGAAGGAATTCCTCCTTTTGAAGCCGCACTTTATGGAGTATGGATTCATTCTGATGCAG